CAGTTCTTTGAAAGATTGTAGCTTTAGCAAGAAGCGAAAAAAGCTTCAACAGGAAAGCTACGTCTAATTAACAAAGCTTTGTATGAAAACAGGCCCTACAAATCAGCACCAAACAGGCAAAAGTTCTGCTATCAATTGGCAAGATGAGGCTTCAGCAGCTAAAGCCAACATACTATGCCCATAGTCCCATCGGCTCAGTCCAACAACGTTTTATTCATCATTCTTACTGCTCTTAAATCACATTTACAGAAATGGGGATTTTACCTTTTTTTATTTACTTTTAGAGAACGATGAATAAAACGCTATAATGTTGTGTGTAACATCACAGTCCAATTAAAAGCAAGTACAATCGATACATTTATCATTTAAAACCTTATATTTGTAAAATACTTACAGATAATCGATTTAAAATGGTATTGGAAATAAGGATAAGTAATTTTTTCTCAATAAGCGATGAGGTTATTTTAGATTTAAGAGCAGGAACGATTAAATCAGCAAAAGCTAAATCACTTACCGACAATATATTCAATTACGAAGACATTGAGGTTCTCAAAACGGTTGCTTTATATGGCTCCAATGCATCAGGTAAAACCAATATTATCAAAGCTATTAGGTTTTGCAATGCTATGGTATATGAATCTCATAAACATAATGAAAACACTATATTTAATTTTTTACCTTTTAAATTTGATGGCTTTTCAAATAAGCCTTCTTCCTATTTCATAAGATTTGTAGTTAATGAAATAGAATACAAATATTCATTTACCTTAACTAGAACCGAAATCATAAAGGAAAGCTTATACTATTATCCAAACGGTAGAAAAGCAAAGGTATTTGAAAGAGATGAAAGTGCTGGGGAAAATAAGAGGGGCAAGTACTCATTTGGCACATCTGTTATAAAAAGACCATATGATGTTGTAGAAAATACATCAAATAAAACTCTTTATATTTCAAGAGCTAGTCAAATGGATAGAGAAATCCCAAAAGAAATTTTTAATTTCTTTCATTCTAATTTCATTCTTCATCATGCTAACTATGGAAAAAGTAATATAGGAGAACTAATAAAATCCTACAAAGAGAAATTGTTGACCGCTTTGCAATTTGCTGATAGTGACATTGTCGATTTTAAAGTGAATTATAAAAAAGAAGTAGGAAAAAGCTTAAGAGCTAATTTAGATACCGAGGAAGCATTTTTTGAAGATAATGAACAAGAAAGACTTGAGTTAAAAACTTACCATAAGTACTCTAAAAATATTCCATTTGATTTTAATGAAGAATCTTTAGGAACTCAAAAGCTATTTTTAATGATGCTTACTATAATAGATATTGTCAAGAATAATAAAATACTATTAGTAGATGAGATAGAAGATAGCTTGCATCCAAAGATTGTGGATTACATAATCGATATATTTAATACCGGTTCTAAAGCTCAGTTAATATTTTCTACTCATAATACTAACCTTTTAGATTTAAATAAATTTAGAAAAGATCAAATCTGGTTTGTTAATAAAAATGAAAATGGAGGGTCTGACTTATATTCTCTGTATGATTACAGTGATTTTAGAGATACGATGGACCTCGAAAAGGCTTACCTTCAAGGAAGGTTTGACTCTATTCCAATAGTAAACGATTCAAAAGAAAACTTGCAGTCTATTATAAGTGAATAAATGGCAAGGAAAAGAAGACAACCAAAAGGTAAAAGAATTAATCCAACTTTATTTGTATTCTGTGAAGGTGAGACAGAGGTTGCATATATTAATTTCCTAAAGTCTCTTTATCGGCTACCATCAATACAGATCCATGCTAAGATTGGTGGAAATAATATCACCTCACAGTACATTAAAAATTATAAAAATGGAAAGCCTACACATGAAAAAGACCTCAACTATTTAGTTTATGACCTGGATGTTCCTGACTTAATAGATAGACTATCACAAATTGAAGATTGTGAACTATTATTATCAAATCCAGCTATTGAACTATGGTTTCTTCTTCATTATAAAAATCAAACTTCTCAAATTAATAATCAAAAGTGCTGTAGAGAATTGGAAAATAGAAATAGAGGCTACAATTAAGGATTAATTGATCCAAAATTAAAAGAAAAACTAACTGGTAAAATTTTTGAAGCAGTTAAAAGAGCTAAAAACCTCCAAGATTATAATAACCCTAGTTCAACGATGTATAAATTCATTGCAAAACTGGAAGAACTAAAGAATAGTTAAAAATACACCCAACACTAAATATAGGTCATTGGGCAAATAGTGCTGTAGCTGAAAATGATTACTTTTAAGGAAATATTTAGCGAATTGGTGGTTTGGAGTCTTGAAGTGCCCTACGCCCCATATTCTTAACGTAAGGCTTAATTTCTGCTCTATTCGATACATACAATCAAAAAAATTATCCGTAGTTTCTCATTTTCAGCGAAAAGTAGTAACTTTGTAATTACACAAAAGAAAGGGAATTATGGAAGTTTCGGTTGTACAGATAGGGAATTCTAAAGGAATAAGATTTAGTAAGACTATTTTAGAGAAATATAATATTAAAGATAAGGTTGATCTGATTTTAGAAAAAGGACAGATCATCATAAAACCTCTTTCAATACCGCGAAAAGGGTGGGAGAAGGCATTTAAGGAAATGTCTGACAATAAGGATGACAGTTTACTATTTAACGATGTGTTCGAGGATGAAAACCTAAACGAATGGAAATAAATCAGTACGAAATCGTTTTAGTCAATTTAAATCCTACAATCGGCAGTGAAATCCAGAAAACTAGACCTTGCGTTGTGATTTCTCCAAACGAGATGAATAAATACCTAAGGACGATCGTGATTGCTCCAATGACAACGAGCTCAAAAAATTATCCAACAAGAGTAGAAGTAAAACACGATAACAAAATGGGTTGGATTGTGCTCGATCAGATCAGAAGTGTTGATAAGCAAAGAATTATAAAAACTCTCAGTCGGTTGTCAAAACCAGAGATAAAAGAAGTTAAAAGCATAATAAAGGAGACTTTTGTAGATTAACAACTAAGCCTAACAGCCTGTCATAAATCATGGCTGTTAGTAGAATATTGTTTCTTTAGCTCTTTGTAGAGAGCCCGAAAATCCGCAGGATTGACTTATTGATGAAAAATTAATTTAATAAGCCAATCCTGTGGATTGCCTCGGTAGTTATCGCAAATTTTTATACTTTTATTCAGCCACGAATTTATACAGTGGTGCTAGCGCCATATAAAGGTCAATTAATCATGAAAGTTACAGCTGAAAAAAACGAACAAATTTCAAAAATGACATTTGCGTCTGTTTATCCACATTACTTAGATAGACTAAAAAAGAATGGTAGAACTAAAGAAGAATTTCATCAGGTTATAGAATGGCTAACTGGTTTTAATGAAGCAACAATTCAAAAATTGATTGATGAAAAAGCAACTTTTGAAACATTCTTTCAGAAAGCAGAATTGAATCCAAATGCTCACCTCATTAAAGGCGTAATTTGTGGTTATCGCATTGAAGAAATACCGGATGAATTTGAATTGTACAGAAAATGTAGATATTTAGATAAGTTGTATGATGAATTAGCAAAAGGTCGTAAAATGGAAAAAATTTTACGCCAAGAAAAGATCTAAAAACTAGTGCTAACAACCAAAGTCATTGCAAAACCCACTAAAAAATCAAAATACTTGAGGCATTTAAGATCTTAACAGACTCCTTTTTTCAAAGTGAATATAAAGTGGGTTTCATTTATCGAGGCTTAAAAGTGATATAATATAGCCGTCATTGAACCATATAGTATGTAGCCGGCAATATGGCTTTTTTTGTTCTTGATGTTGGTTAGTTTTTGAGAATTCAAGGTGTTTTTCGATGTTAAAGGCCACTGCAGCCATCATCATGACTTTGGTGGCTTGCTTAATTCCGAGCGTATTTACTTTTCGTAAGCCCATAAATTGCGTTAAGGTGCCAAAAACGGGTTCTACGGTTGATTGCCGTTTGGCTTTCATGTATTAGCTTGTTTTACATTTAACCCTGCTGATGGTGCGCTCATACTCATTTTTGTAGGAGCTTACTCGTATTCGTTTCTCATAGCTTTCCTTTGCATGCTACTTTAAATGAACTATCTATACTGGTCCTGATGGCAAGCAGGCCTGCTATAGTATTTTGACAGCGTCCATTTAAAACCTGATGATTCTCTGAAGAAAATATTTATCTAAAAAGAGTAGAGGGCTTCAAAATATGAACTCGCTGAAAAGATTAATCACTCTAGCTCGACCCAAAACATGGCGGCAAGTAATAAAAAACAGAAAATGCTATTCTTTTCTTGCGGCAATTTTCGTAGCTTAAAAAGATGAAATGGATTCCAACCCTATCTTTAATTTACCTGCTTCTCTCAGTCTCCGTAGCAGATGCACAGGAAAAAGAATTAGCAGTTGATCCTGATCTGGCCAAAAAAGGGGAAAAATATGAGGTAAAATATAAAGCTTATCGGGTTGGAAATGTGCCTAGGTACCGATTTGGCCCTTTCAAAGTGGTGGCAGGAAAAGCTGGATGGACAAAGACTTCTCGGCTTTCTAGTATATGGAGTAACGAGGTCAAATTACTTAGTGAAAGTAAATCTCATTTTAACCTAGTTAATGGCCAGGGAGATACTGCATGGGTAAACACCTTTTTTTATGTTAGCACTCAGTATGAGGAAAGTATAACGCTCTTCTCATCTTCTTTTATCAATGTAGCCATCGGTGAGGACGGGAATTTTGAAGAAGAGGCGCTTTTTACGGCAAGTATATTGGTGAATTCAAATCATGATGAATGGTTATTACGCTTGAATGCTGTGGAAAATGAATCGCAGTATATGGAAACATACAGCCTACTAACGAATGGAGTCCGCAAAATAGTCTTAAAACACATTTATACTGATTTTAAAAGAGGCTTTTTCAATGCTCCTGCCCTCGGTTATGAATTTTGGGAAGCAGGTGAGGCTATAGGAGCAGTGAAGTATTTCCCCGGTAAGATGGGCTATAATGCAGTCTGGTTACGGAAAAAAATACCTGAAGATGACAAAACACTTTTGGCAGCTGCTGCTACTACGATTCTATTTTTAAAAAGCATGAATGATTGATTCATAAAGAGGTAGCTCTATAGCATAAGTTTCATTATTAAAAATCATGATGCTTTAAAGATTATGGTGGCTTAAAGGAGCATCTAAAAGTGCAGGCCCTGCATAGGAAGGTTATTAGGACTATTTCTTGAATAGCACTGCAAAAATCCCCGTCCTTTTGGACCCGGAGAGCCAATTAATTATGAGTTTACTCCAGACAATTCATCATTCCTTTGTTGGTGTCATCATCAACCAATTATCTTCATCCACTTTCGCACTTCCTGCAGCTTATGATCTAAAGTCATAACAGAGAAGTCTCAACAAGTTTGTTCCGAGGAATCCAGGACAGCTAGTGCCTTTAACTTTGTAAACGATCTACCTTACCGAACAATAGGTGCGCTAAAAGGCCATAGTTTATACTTTTAAGAATAGTAAATTGAGTAGAGACTTCTAAATACTTTAACTGTATAGTGAATATTCTAAAACAAATTCATGAACTCCGTCACAATTTGATCTTGGAATTTTTTGTTTACTCCTATAGCAAGTAATACAGAAAGTACAAGTCCGATCGTGGCATAAAGGAAATCTCTACCTACAATTTTACTTGCTCTTCTGATATTCTTAATTCTCTTCTTATAACGTTTTTTACTGATTGCTATAGCTACTTCTCTACCGCCTAGTAAGCCAATAAAAACCCAAGTGGTACTAATTGGAACCGTACTTAATACTTTAAAATAGTAAAGTAAAATAGCGTAAACGAAATCAACTATTGTGGCAGCCCTTATATCTGTAACTCCAGCCTTTTCATTCACTATACTTTGGATTTTATCCCCTTTCAAATAAAATAGTAAACCCATTCCAATAAAAATGAATCCAGCAAAGCCAATAAATTGGTAAATATTTAAGCTTCTAGGGAGGAATACCGCAATATTGGCAGCATCCTGGGAGATCCATACAGACCACAAAGCGCCACTAATGATCCATTGAACTGGTGTCCAGAATTTAGCAGGTTTTTTGCTTTTAAAGTATTTGGAGACAAATTTGGAAACTAGAAACCAAACGAATATAGCTGTAATAAAAGCCAAGCCGTATCCCGTTAAACTTTTGCCTATCATAGCTCCAATTGATGAAGCCTGAGTAGAGAAGGCACTTAAGAGCAAGAATGTGGTAGAAACCGGCATTCTGAATCGTGTTAACACCAATAGTAGTATTGGAGCTGCTAATTGAAGAAAACTAAAGGATGTAGGAGCTTTGTCAAACCCTTTGGTTAATAACCTTTGGCTACTCACATCTCCATCAAATACAATCCAGCTGTACAGTACAGTGGCAAGGAAAATCAGGCCCATAAAAAGCCATAATATCCACCATGGTTTTTTGCTGTTAGAAGCAATGAATGTTCCGATAGTCTGAATACTGTCATTAGCAATTGCTGAATAAGCAGCAAGACCGAATCCTACCCACATGGCAATTTGAGGGTATGGAGTGATAAGTCCGCAAACAAAAGTGAAGATGGCAATCATCGTGATGAAAGCTTTTTCCTTCTTTGCTATTTCAAAAGTTTTGTAGGTAACTTCAGAAACTGTATTTCTGTTGTATTTAAGGAATGGTTTTTTAGCCATAAAAAATTCGATTCAAAAATGCTTATTTAGCAAAATTATGTTTCAGACACAAAGCTAATTATTCTTAGTGAAACAATGAGTTAAAAAATTGTTAACAACATTACCTTAATGTTAACTGTGTCGATAATGCCATATTATTAATAATAGAGATCACAAATAATGTTAAGCTTAAGTTAATTAAGAGCCCATTTTATTCTTAACAATTGTTTTACTTTGCAAATGCGAATACTCAACTGTAAGCTGTTAATTTTGCATTTTAAATTACACTCAAATAACACAAAAAAATTAAGACTCCAGAAATAAATACAGAAAACAAATGGCAAGAAACCCTAAAAAGGGGTGTCTTAATTGTATTTAATATATTCTTATTTTTATTGGCAATAGATTTTATTGGTTATTCTTTTCGATTACTCAATAAAGATATTGCTGAATCTATCATAAACCTTACTTCAAATCCATTTATAAGTCTTTTTATTGGCTTGCTAATTACGGCCATAATCCAAAGCAGCAGCACAAGTACCTCCATGATTGTGGCCATTGTAGCCTCAGGTTCTATCGAATTCTCTGATGCCATCCCGATGATTATGGGTGCTAATATTGGGACAACCCTTACCAGTACATTGGTTTCACTAAGTTTTATTACCAACCGAGATGAATTCAGAAAGGCTATAGGCGCAGGCGTTGTGCATGATTTCTTCAATATCCTGCTAGTAGCCATTTTATTCCCTTTGGAGTATAATTATGGAATTCTAACAAATTTGTCATCTGCGGCTTCTAATTTTATTCTGGGTGCTGATTATGTAGTTCAGGACAATGAATTTAGATATTTCTTACTGACAAAACCAATTGTAATATTCATTGGCAATTTGCTGCCATATCCAATAATATTGGCTATTTCTTCCTTCGTGATTTTGGCTTTAGCGGTCAAGTTTTTAGCTCAAACATTATATAAATCAATTACTGGAGGTTCTAGAGAATTTCTTCAGAAGTATTTCTTCGGAAGTCCCTACAGATCATTTTTCTGGGGAGTTGTCTTCACTGCTGGAGTTCAAAGCAGTTCGGTGACTACTTCAGTAATTGTGCCCTTTGTGGCAACCCGTAAAATTAGCCTAAAACAATGTTTTACTTTTATTATGGGGGCAAATATAGGTACAACAATAACAGCATTGATTGCTGCCCTGTTTAAATCAGAAGCTGCGGTAAGCATTGCTTTGGTTCATTTATTTTTCAATTTGATAGGTGTCTTAATTTTCTTGCCCTTTCCGATCATAAGGAGCATACCCGTTAAAATGGCTAAATCCTTTGGTCGACTTGCGATGAAATTTAGGTTGGCAGGGTTTATCTATATTATAGTGACCTTCTTTTTAGTTCCCTTCGCACTTATTTCATTTAACAGAGAAGAAAGAAGTGACTCCAAGCAAATGGAGAAAATTGAAGAAATACGCAAAGAGCCACAAAATCGACCTGATTCACTAATTTAGCTCTCCTATCACCCGCAAGGTTTCGAAAACCTTGTCAGTATGTGGTGCATCTTTTAACTCATCTGTTAAGTCCTGCCCTGACCAATGTTCATAATGTGTTCCATTCTTCCAAAGCCTGGAATTAGTAACATCATATATAATGCCCTGGTATGCTATCCATATTTCATCTCGATCTTGACCGTTTCTTAATGCAAGCTGCTGAGGGCTATATTTCTTCATTTAGAATATTTTAGTTTCAAATCTAATCAATACAAAATTTTATTACATACGATTGGCACTATAAATTCCTAATCAAAAGGAGGATTCACCTTGAAAAGGAGAATATTATTGCTGTTTGCTAAAATCAGAGCGCATTGCTTGAAGTTCAATTTCAGAGATGAGAATGTAAATGATTCAAAAAAGGCTAAAGAACTACTTCTGTAACTTTGATAAGTAATAAAAAAAAACACTCACAAGAAACTCGATTACTTTTGCAAAGTATAAAAAATTATAAAAATATGTCAACTTTAGTGTCTCAAACTAAAAATGTAACCATTGAAGAACAGATAGATGTTCAAGCGGCCATGATCACTTTCCACGGAAGTTTAAAATCCGAGGATTATCGTGCGGCTATGCTAGCCAACTATGATTTGTGTCAAAAGTCACACATTAAGAATTGGCTTCAGAATAATGCAGATGCAGGTGTTCTTTCCTTAGAGGATCAAAAATGGGTATCTGAATCCTTAATTCCTAAAGCTGCTCAGGAAGTTGAAAAAATTGCCGTTGTAGTTTCCAAGGATGTATTCAGGAAATTTGCAGCAAAGAATATTTTAGATAAACAAAAAGGGAAATTAAATTTCAAATATTTCGACAGCTTGGATGATGCCAAGACTTGGTTGAAATCTTGAATGTAATTGTATGAATAAATAGCGTTTTAGTTTAGGTTAACAAAAAAGCAGGGGTAGTTTCCTGCTTTTATTTTTTGTTCCTAAATCGACTGATCGTCTTTTTGACAAAGCCCGAAAAGAATTTACTCTGACCGAAAATAAAGCCATAAAGGAGCAGAATCAAAAAATAAACGGGTAAAATCAGGATGTAGTAAATTGTTGTGAAGACCCAGTTCCTTTCTTCTTTTGCAGCTATTAGTGATAAAATGGGTTCTTTTAAAAACATTACGGTAAATCCAGTACAAGCAAAAACCAATAAGACAATGAAAACCTGTCCTCCAGATTTAAGATCCCATCTTTGTTTTAGTTTTTCGAACATTTGTTTTGGAGTTTGCCAAAGTTAATGTCAAACAATAGTAAAGTGAAATAAAATTATGATTAAACCTGCTATATCAAAGCGAAATTTTGTCTTAATTGGGGGTATCTTTATTAAGTAAATTACCGCTAATGGCCAGCAGATTAATTTCAGCTTGTTTCGCTAAAAAGATTGCATTTAATAACCTACTTTCTGCCTCAATCGCATTAAGCTGAAATTCTCTTAGTTCAATAGCATTGGAACGCCCCACCCTGTATCTTTCAATAGCTATGCTTGCATTTTCTTTGGCAACTTCCAAATTATCTTTTTCAAGATCAATTAAATCTAGCTTATTCCGATAACGTACATAGGCAGATGATAAGTCACCCATCAGCTGATTTTCCAGCTCTGAGATTGCAATACTATTGTTGTCGATGGCAATTTGAGTAGTTTGATTTCTTCTGAACCGATCTAATCTGTCAAAAATTCGCCAAGATAGGCTTAGACCGTAATTAACCCCAATGGATTGGTTTTGAAGTAAAAACCCAGCTTGTGAGTTGAAATTCGTATAACCATAACCCAAATTGAAATCAATCTGAGGTAATACTTCAGTCATCACGGTCTTATTTTGCAATTGCAATATATTTTCTTGTTGCATTAAGGCTAAGAGCTGTTTGTTTCTGACACTGAGGTCATCAATTAGCATATTGAGTTGAAGACTTTCATCTATTTCCATGCTATCAATTGCCAGTAATTCTTGGTTTGGATCTTCTCCCAACAGTAAATTAAGAGCGACCCTAGCTTGTTGCTTAATTTCCTCTTGATTTAACAGGTTACTTTTGTCAGTATTTAGATCTACTTTGGCGGAAAGTAGTTCTGTTTTGGAGAATTTCCCCACTTCGTAATTTGCTCTGGCAATTTCTAACCTCTGTTCCGATAATTCGACTGCAGATGCTAGAACGGAATATTGATTTTGCTCAAAGACCAAGGCAAAGTAGGATTGAATAATACTGCCTAAAGTATTTTCAACTACTGCTTGTGTTTCGAAACGACTTTGGTTCCTTTCAATTTGCAAACTTTTATAATCCAAGAACATTTTCGTTCCATCGAATAAAGTCCAGGTCAAATCTCCTCTTATATTAAAATTATTAGATCGTGCTCCGTCAAGTTCATTCGTATCTCCCGTTCTGAATTGTTGCTCAACATTTTCAACATCGAAATTTCTAGCTCCTGTCACATCAATTACAGGCAAGAAACCAGCATAAGCATAATTTGAATTAATTACAGCTTCTTTCTCTGTATTCTTTGCAGTTCTAATGGAGAAATTCTTCTCCATCCCAATGGTAATTGCCTCGTTCAGGCTCATGTCCTGTGCAGTGACTGATAGCCCTAAAAGCATCAAAAAAAGTAGTACTTTATATTTTATCATAAAAAATTAAGATTCAATACGTGATACACGTGCCTGTTTACTTGCGAAATATGAATAAATTGAAGGAATAACGTAAAGCGTTAAACCTGTTGCGAAAATCAGACCACCAATAATAGCAATACCCATTGATACTCTACTTTCAGAACCAGCACCTAAAGCCAGGGCAATCGGTAAAATGCCTAAAATGGTGGATAAGGCTGTCATCAAAATAGGTCTGAACCTAGATTTTGCCGCTTCAGTAATAGCTTCATTTAGTCCCAATCCCTGAGCTTTCTTCTGATTAGCAAATTCTACAATAAGAATAGCATTTTTTGAAACTAAGCCTATCAACATGATGATTCCAATTTGACTGAAAATATTCAAAGTCTCACCAAATAGCCATAGAGATAGGAAAGAACCGCCAACTGCTAATGGAACGGTAAAAAGGATGATAACCGGATCTCTGAAACTCTCAAATTGAGCTGCCAGTACTAAATAAATCAGAATAATAGCAAAACCAAAAGCAAACAATAGACTAGATGAACTTTCAAAATAATCTAATGATGCTCCTGATAAAGAGGTGCTGTAGGTTTCATCTAAAACCTCACTTGCTATGGCATCCATAGCTTCGACTCCATCTCCGATGGTTTTGCCAGGAGCTAGACCTGCAGATAATGTAGCAGAAATATATCGGTTGTATCTGTAAAGTGATGGGGGAGTGGAACTTTCTCCCAGACTAACCAAATTATCTAATTGCAGCATTTGACCGTTTTGAGCACGTACATATAGTGACCTTAGATCGATAGGAGCATTTCTGTCATTTCTTTGTACTTGACCAATCACCTGATACTGCTTTCCGTCCATAATGAAGTAATCAAATCGTTGACCACTCAAGCCTAATTGGAGAGTTCTGGCAATGTCAATGACGGAAATACCCAAAGATCGGGCTTTCTCCCTGTCTATTTGTATGTCAATTTGAGGCTTAGTAAATTTTAAGTCCTGATCTACAACAGTGAAAGTGGGATTATTACTAGCTTTCTCGATGAACTCTGGCAATACCGCTTGCAATTTATCTAAAGAAGTAGCCTGTATAACGTATTGAATTGGCAATCCACCTCTTCTGCCGCCAATAGTTTGCTGTTGGAAAGCAAACGCTTTAGCAGCAGGAAATTCATTGAGAACTGGAGTATATTCGTCATACAGCTGTTGTTGGCTTTTCTCCCTATTTTTGGCATCCACTAGCATAATCCTTAAGAATCCAGAATTAGTGCCCTGTGTGCCAAAACCTGGTGAAGTCACTGAAATTAAGCCATCAGTTGGAAGCGTATCCATACTGACTTCCACCAAATTATTGATGTACTCATCCATGTATTCAAAGGTAGCCCCTTCTGGTCCTGTAGTACTTACTGAGATCATTCCCCTGTCTTCTAGTGGAGCTAGTTCCGAAGGAAGGGTTTGAAAAAGACCATAAATAAGACCAACGGCTCCGAAAAACAATAGCATCCCCATCCATCGGACTTTCATGAAACCATCTAAGCTTCTTGAATAGCCTTTATTTAGCCAAACGAAAAACGGTTCAGTTTTCCTGTAGAACCAGTTGTGTCGTTCCCTTCTTTTTAAAATTCGGCTACTCATCATAGGGGTTAATGATAAAGCCACAAATGAAGATATCATTACGGCCGTTGCTACCACTACGCCAAATTCTCTAAATAACCTACCTGTAATTCCTTCTAGGAAAATAACGGGCATAAATACAGCTACTAAAGCAACGGTAGTGGCTATTACAGCAAAGAAAATTTCAATAGCACCTTTTTTAGCGGCCTCCATTGGTTCCATTCCATCTTCCACTTTCGTGTAAATGTTTTCAAGCACTACAATGGCGTCATCAACCACCAAACCAATGGCCAATACTATTCCCAGTAATGTTAGTACATTTATTGAAAATCCGGCCAAGTACATGACGAAGAAGGTACCGATCAAAGCTACTGGAATGGTGGCAATAGGAATGACAGTTGTTCGCCAATCTCTTAAAAAGGCAAAAATGATAAAGATTACTAAAAGGAAAGCAATGATAATAGTTTGCTGAACTTCGTTGATAGATTCCCTAATATATTCCGTTTGATCAAACCCAATGCCTAGATTTATATCTTCTGGCAGATCTTTTTTGATGTTATCCACTCTTTTGTAGAACTCATCCACAATATCTATACTATTAGAACCCGGCTGTGGAATTAAAACAACGCCTACCATTGGGATTCCATCCCTCTTTAATACAGTCCTCATGTTTAACGGTCCTAATTCCGCATAGCCAACATCGGAAAATCGAACAAAGCTATTATTGCTTTCGGCCACGATAAGATCATTAAAATCTTTTTCAGATTTTAACTGACCCTGAGTTTTTACTACTAACTCAATCATATCACCTTCAATACTTCCCGAAGGCAATTCAACATTTTGGCTTTCTACTGCATTCAAAACATCCAATGGAGTTAGT
This is a stretch of genomic DNA from Marivirga harenae. It encodes these proteins:
- a CDS encoding STAS/SEC14 domain-containing protein; this translates as MSTLVSQTKNVTIEEQIDVQAAMITFHGSLKSEDYRAAMLANYDLCQKSHIKNWLQNNADAGVLSLEDQKWVSESLIPKAAQEVEKIAVVVSKDVFRKFAAKNILDKQKGKLNFKYFDSLDDAKTWLKS
- a CDS encoding AbrB/MazE/SpoVT family DNA-binding domain-containing protein, with protein sequence MEVSVVQIGNSKGIRFSKTILEKYNIKDKVDLILEKGQIIIKPLSIPRKGWEKAFKEMSDNKDDSLLFNDVFEDENLNEWK
- a CDS encoding cytochrome b5 domain-containing protein yields the protein MKKYSPQQLALRNGQDRDEIWIAYQGIIYDVTNSRLWKNGTHYEHWSGQDLTDELKDAPHTDKVFETLRVIGELN
- a CDS encoding Na/Pi symporter; translation: MFLFLLAIDFIGYSFRLLNKDIAESIINLTSNPFISLFIGLLITAIIQSSSTSTSMIVAIVASGSIEFSDAIPMIMGANIGTTLTSTLVSLSFITNRDEFRKAIGAGVVHDFFNILLVAILFPLEYNYGILTNLSSAASNFILGADYVVQDNEFRYFLLTKPIVIFIGNLLPYPIILAISSFVILALAVKFLAQTLYKSITGGSREFLQKYFFGSPYRSFFWGVVFTAGVQSSSVTTSVIVPFVATRKISLKQCFTFIMGANIGTTITALIAALFKSEAAVSIALVHLFFNLIGVLIFLPFPIIRSIPVKMAKSFGRLAMKFRLAGFIYIIVTFFLVPFALISFNREERSDSKQMEKIEEIRKEPQNRPDSLI
- a CDS encoding type II toxin-antitoxin system PemK/MazF family toxin, with product MEINQYEIVLVNLNPTIGSEIQKTRPCVVISPNEMNKYLRTIVIAPMTTSSKNYPTRVEVKHDNKMGWIVLDQIRSVDKQRIIKTLSRLSKPEIKEVKSIIKETFVD
- a CDS encoding transposase yields the protein MKAKRQSTVEPVFGTLTQFMGLRKVNTLGIKQATKVMMMAAVAFNIEKHLEFSKTNQHQEQKKPYCRLHTIWFNDGYIISLLSLDK
- a CDS encoding DUF6787 family protein produces the protein MFEKLKQRWDLKSGGQVFIVLLVFACTGFTVMFLKEPILSLIAAKEERNWVFTTIYYILILPVYFLILLLYGFIFGQSKFFSGFVKKTISRFRNKK
- a CDS encoding RloB family protein; this translates as MARKRRQPKGKRINPTLFVFCEGETEVAYINFLKSLYRLPSIQIHAKIGGNNITSQYIKNYKNGKPTHEKDLNYLVYDLDVPDLIDRLSQIEDCELLLSNPAIELWFLLHYKNQTSQINNQKCCRELENRNRGYN
- a CDS encoding AAA family ATPase, whose amino-acid sequence is MVLEIRISNFFSISDEVILDLRAGTIKSAKAKSLTDNIFNYEDIEVLKTVALYGSNASGKTNIIKAIRFCNAMVYESHKHNENTIFNFLPFKFDGFSNKPSSYFIRFVVNEIEYKYSFTLTRTEIIKESLYYYPNGRKAKVFERDESAGENKRGKYSFGTSVIKRPYDVVENTSNKTLYISRASQMDREIPKEIFNFFHSNFILHHANYGKSNIGELIKSYKEKLLTALQFADSDIVDFKVNYKKEVGKSLRANLDTEEAFFEDNEQERLELKTYHKYSKNIPFDFNEESLGTQKLFLMMLTIIDIVKNNKILLVDEIEDSLHPKIVDYIIDIFNTGSKAQLIFSTHNTNLLDLNKFRKDQIWFVNKNENGGSDLYSLYDYSDFRDTMDLEKAYLQGRFDSIPIVNDSKENLQSIISE
- a CDS encoding TolC family protein, giving the protein MIKYKVLLFLMLLGLSVTAQDMSLNEAITIGMEKNFSIRTAKNTEKEAVINSNYAYAGFLPVIDVTGARNFDVENVEQQFRTGDTNELDGARSNNFNIRGDLTWTLFDGTKMFLDYKSLQIERNQSRFETQAVVENTLGSIIQSYFALVFEQNQYSVLASAVELSEQRLEIARANYEVGKFSKTELLSAKVDLNTDKSNLLNQEEIKQQARVALNLLLGEDPNQELLAIDSMEIDESLQLNMLIDDLSVRNKQLLALMQQENILQLQNKTVMTEVLPQIDFNLGYGYTNFNSQAGFLLQNQSIGVNYGLSLSWRIFDRLDRFRRNQTTQIAIDNNSIAISELENQLMGDLSSAYVRYRNKLDLIDLEKDNLEVAKENASIAIERYRVGRSNAIELREFQLNAIEAESRLLNAIFLAKQAEINLLAISGNLLNKDTPN
- a CDS encoding DUF2200 domain-containing protein, producing the protein MKVTAEKNEQISKMTFASVYPHYLDRLKKNGRTKEEFHQVIEWLTGFNEATIQKLIDEKATFETFFQKAELNPNAHLIKGVICGYRIEEIPDEFELYRKCRYLDKLYDELAKGRKMEKILRQEKI